A single region of the Salvia miltiorrhiza cultivar Shanhuang (shh) chromosome 8, IMPLAD_Smil_shh, whole genome shotgun sequence genome encodes:
- the LOC131000385 gene encoding protein CYCLOPS-like → MILQRNGVEKGVQASNLFLAKAWFYSSQPMTRSRSSELRRRYVAMQNSQTPIGIEAMMQQERAQQANGFNMSTIYENPNHHFNESSSFMSPSNSSSSTFNNPQGGNVDQILSVVSMLKIPTHHIKDISHPPCI, encoded by the exons ATGATCCTTCAAAG AAATGGAGTTGAGAAAGGGGTGCAGGCTAGTAATCTGTTTCTGGCAAAG GCGTGGTTCTACAGTTCTCAGCCTATGACTAGGAGCAGATCATCTGAGTTGAG GAGGAGGTATGTTGCAATGCAAAACTCACAAACACCAATAGGAATTGAGGCCATGATGCAGCAAGAACGCGCACAGCAAGCAAATGGATTCAACATGTCAACAATCTATGAGAATCCCAATCACCATTTCAATGAATCATCATCATTCATGTCTCCCTCCAATTCATCCTCTTCCACTTTCAACAACCCTCAAGGAGGGAATGTGGACCAGATCTTGTCTGTCGTGAGCATGCTCAAGATCCCGACTCATCACATTAAGGACATTTCGCACCCCCCCTGTATTTAA